The following are encoded in a window of Arctopsyche grandis isolate Sample6627 chromosome 4, ASM5162203v2, whole genome shotgun sequence genomic DNA:
- the Klp64D gene encoding kinesin-like protein 64D, with protein MVEELTNDASETENVRVVVRVRPMDAKEKLEGNHNVISVDTVNNNITVTKPNAIQNELPKTYSFDSVYDISTTQMDIYIQTASPIIEQVLKGYNGTILAYGQTGTGKTYTMAGISSAPELKGIIPNSFAHIFGHIAKATGDEKFLVRVTYLEIYNEEVRDLLGSKAHNKQSLEVKERPDIGVFVKDLTGYVVHNADELDKVMQLGNKNRAIGATAMNTESSRSHAIFSITVESSTLGEDGAQHVKMGKLHLVDLAGSERQSKTHATGVRLKEATKINQSLSVLGNVISALVDGKSTHIPYRNSKLTRLLQDSLGGNSKTVMIANIGPAESNYVETISTLRYANRAKNIENKAHVNEEPKDALLTRFQQEIDELRKQLEDAANAPPDSDNAISDDASSDSADDFDDLIDSNGQMKHKKELEGAEKVDAEKAHLAKKALEEKRAELQRTKQQQIDLKDKLKSLESKVLVGGENLLEKAEAQQKLLEQTSKELQLRKIEEERLQTHLQRKEAERLDIEDRYTTLQEENAAKTKKLKRVVQLLNSAKAELADQMREQQREMEGILDNIRALKREIQLADLVLDSYIPKEYQKLLEQHIHWNEDIGEWQVRCVAYTGNNMRKQHILNAQNREKEHESVDLSGQYLSYGINSNGSGGSIERRPRSARSGISGVPRPATARSQNRR; from the exons ATGGTT GAGGAGTTGACTAACGATGCCTCAGAGACGGAGAACGTTCGGGTGGTGGTCAGAGTGCGACCCATGGATGCTAAAGAAAAACTAGAAGGCAATCATAACGTCATATCAGTCGAtactgtaaataataatataacagtgACGAAACCGAACGCTATTCAGAATGAATTGCCGAAGACATATTCGTTCGATTCCGTATACGACATCAGTACTACTCAA ATGGATATTTACATTCAAACTGCAAGTCCGATTATAGAACAAGTGTTGAAAGGTTACAACGGTACAATATTAGCTTACGGACAAACGGGCACTGGTAAGACATATACGATGGCTGGTATATCGTCTGCCCCCGAATTGAAAGGAATAATTCCGAATTCCTTTGCTCATATATTTGGACACATCGCTAAGGCTACTGGAGATGAAAA GTTTTTGGTGAGAGTTACGTATTTAGAAATCTACAATGAAGAAGTGAGAGATTTGTTGGGTTCAAAAGCTCACAATAAGCAAAGCTTAGAAGTCAAAGAAAGGCCTGATATTGGAGTGTTTGTGAAGGACCTCACCGGTTATGTAGTTCACAATGCCGATGAATTAGATAAAGTAATGCAATTGGGAAATAAAAATAGGGCTATCGGTGCAACGGCGATGAACACTGAGAGCTCGCGTTCTCATGCTATATTTTCTATTACGGTCGAGTCGAGCACTCTGGGAGAGGACGGTGCTCAGCATGTTAAAATGGGAAAATTACATCTAGTCGATTTAGCG gGCTCTGAAAGGCAAAGCAAAACACATGCGACTGGAGTTCGCTTAAAAGAAgctacaaaaataaatcaatcactGTCCGTCTTAGGTAATGTAATATCAGCGTTGGTTGACGGTAAAAGTACTCACATCCCTTATAGGAATTCCAAACTTACAAGGCTTTTACAAGATTCGCTCGGTGGAAATTCAAAAACTGTTATG ATTGCCAATATCGGTCCGGCTGAGTCGAATTATGTAGAAACTATAAGCACGTTGAGATATGCTAATCGTGCTAAGAACATTGAGAATAAGGCTCACGTTAACGAAGAGCCGAAGGATGCGCTTTTGACCCGATTCCAGCAAGAGATCGACGAGCTTCGTAAGCAGCTCGAAGATGCTGCCAACG CTCCACCTGATTCCGACAATGCAATTTCTGACGATGCTAGTTCAGATTCAGCTGACGATTTCGATGATTTGATTGATAGTAATGGACAAATGAAACATAAGAAGGAGCTTGAAGGTGCGGAAAAGGTGGATGCCGAAAAGGCTCATCTTGCTAAGAAAGCTTTGGAGGAAAAGCGAGCAGAATTGCAACGCACGAA ACAACAGCAAATCGACTTGAAAGATAAATTGAAGAGTTTGGAAAGCAAGGTTTTAGTCGGTGGAGAGAATCTTCTTGAAAAAGCTGAAgcccaacaaaaattattggaGCAAACATCGAAAGAGCTTCAATTGAGAAAAATAGAAGAAGAAAGACTTCAAACACATCTTCAACGAAAAGAA GCTGAACGTTTAGATATAGAAGACCGTTACACAACGTTACAAGAGGAAAATGCTGCTAAAACTAAGAAGTTGAAGAGAGTCGTCCAGTTATTGAACTCGGCAAAAGCCGAACTCGCAGATCAGATGAGAGAACAACAGAGAGAAATGGAAGGCATATTGGACAACATAAGGGCGCTTAAGAGAGAAATACAACTAGCTGACTTAGTCCTTGACTCGTACATTCCCAAGGAATATCAA AAACTTTTGGAACAACATATCCATTGGAACGAAGACATCGGTGAGTGGCAAGTTCGTTGCGTGGCTTACACAGGAAACAATATGCGCAAACAGCACATTCTCAATGCTCAAAATAGGGAAAAAGAG CACGAGAGTGTTGATTTGTCTGGACAATATCTATCTTACGGTATCAATAGCAATGGCAGTGGGGGCTCTATAGAGAGACGACCTCGTTCAGCGAGAAGTGGTATATCAGGAGTACCGAGACCGGCGACTGCGAGATCTCAAAACCGACGTTAA
- the AP-2alpha gene encoding adaptor protein complex 2, subunit alpha isoform X2 — MPAVRGDGMRGLAVFISDIRNCKSKEAEIKRINKELANIRSKFKGDKTLDGYQKKKYVCKLLFIFLLGHDIDFGHMEAVNLLSSNKYSEKQIGYLFISVLVNTNSDLIYLIIQNIKNDLQSRNPIHVNLALQCIANIGSKDMAEAFGTEIPKLLVSGDTMDVVKQSAALCFLRLFRTCPEIIPGEEWTSRIIHLLNDQHMGVVTAATSLIDALVKKNPDEYKGCVNLAVSRLSRIVTASYTDLQDYTYYFVPAPWLSVKLLRLLQNYSPPAADEPGVRGRLSECLETILNKAQEPPKSKKVQHSNAKNAVLFEAISLIIHNDSEANLLVRACNQLGQFLSNRETNLRYLALESMCHLATSEFSHEAVKKHEDVVILSMKMEKDVSVRQQAVDLLYAMCDKSNAEEIVQEMLAYLETADYSIREEMVLKVAILAEKYATDFTWYVDVILNLIRIAGDYVSEEVWYRVIQIVINREEVQGYAAKTVFEALQAPACHENMVKVGGYILGEFGNLIAGDQRSSPQVQFQLLHSKYHLCSPMTRALLLSTYVKFVNLFPEIQTQIQDVFRQHSNLRSADAELQQRASEYLQLSILASSDVLATVLEEMPAFPERESSILAVLKKKKPGRVPDNEIRTSKSPHPPNSSGTNNHNDSNNTSATNADLLGLSTPPSSGNTTSGGLLDVLGDLYNRNNSTPSNQQNNAKKFIFKNNGVLFENELIQIGVKSEFRQNLGRIGLFYGNKTQSPLHSLSLELLWENSTKLNVLMKPVEPLLEAGAQVQQMLTAECLDDFADSPGMAVSFVYNNVPQKISMKLPLTLNKFFEPTEMNGESFFARWKNLGGDQQRAQKIFKSSSPMDLAAARTKLLGFGMQLLDGIDPNPDNFVCAGIIHTRLQQVGCLLRLEPNKQAQMFRLTVRSSKETVSQEVCDLLSDQF; from the exons ATGCCGGCTGTCCGGGGAGATGGAATGCGAGGTTTGGCTGTGTTCATATCCGACATAAGAAATT GCAAAAGCAAAGAGGCGGAGATCAAACGTATCAATAAGGAGCTCGCCAACATCCGCAGCAAATTCAAAGGCGATAAAACCCTCGACGGATACCAGAAAAAGAAATATGTCTGCAAATTGCTGTTCATATTTCTGCTCGGACACGACATCGACTTTGGACATATGGAAGCCGTGAATCTTCTGTCGTCGAATAAATATTCTGAAAAGCAAATT ggATATTTATTCATATCGGTCCTCGTCAACACAAACAGcgatttaatatatttgatcATTCAAAACATCAAAAATGATCTTCAATCCCGCAATCCGATCCACGTCAATCTTGCTCTTCAGTGCATCGCTAATATCGGCAGCAAAGATATGGCTGAAGCTTTCGGCACTGAAATACCCAAGTTGCTCGTTTCAGG AGATACGATGGACGTTGTCAAGCAATCGGCCGCCCTTTGCTTCCTTCGATTGTTCCGTACGTGTCCTGAAATCATACCGGGAGAGGAATGGACGTCTCGCATCATCCATCTGCTGAACGATCAACATATGGGCGTCGTCACGGCAGCTACGTCCTTAATCGATGCACTCGTTAAGAAAAATCCAGACGAATATAAAGGATGTGTGAATCTGGCCGTCTCCAGGCTGAGCCGG atTGTGACTGCGAGCTATACCGATTTGCAGGACTATACTTATTACTTCGTGCCGGCGCCGTGGCTCTCCGTTAAACTGTTGAGGCTTTTGCAGAACTATTCGCCGCCGGCTGCCGATGAACCCGGCGTCAGGGGTAGATTGTCCGAATGTCTAGAAACGATACTGAACAAAGCTCAAGAACCGCCCAAGTCTAAAAAAGTTCAGCATAGCAACGCTAAGAATGCCGTGTTGTTCGAAGCCATTAGCTTAATCATACATAACGACAG CGAAGCCAATCTACTGGTTCGTGCCTGCAATCAACTGGGACAATTTTTGAGTAACCGTGAAACGAATCTTCGCTACTTGGCTCTAGAATCAATGTGTCACCTTGCAACTTCGGAGTTTTCTCACGAGGCTGTAAAGAAACATGAGGATGTTGTTATACTGTCTATGAAG ATGGAAAAAGATGTATCAGTACGCCAGCAGGCTGTTGATTTATTGTACGCCATGTGTGACAAGTCCAATGCTGAGGAGATCGTACAAGAGATGCTCGCATATTTGGAAACGGCTGATTATTCCATCCGGGAAGAGATGGTTTTGAAAGTTGCCATTTTGGCTGAAAAATACGCAACTGACTTTACTTG GTATGTTGACGTGATATTAAATCTGATAAGAATAGCGGGTGACTATGTGTCAGAGGAGGTTTGGTATAGGGTTATACAAATCGTTATCAATAGAGAAGAAGTGCAAGGATATGCGGCAAAGACCGTGTTCGAA GCACTTCAAGCTCCAGCATGTCACGAAAACATGGTAAAGGTCGGTGGTTATATTTTAGGCGAATTCGGTAACTTGATCGCTGGCGATCAAAGATCCTCTCCGCAAGTTCAGTTTCAACTGCTCCATTCTAAG TATCATCTCTGCTCACCTATGACTCGTGCGCTTTTACTCTCCACGTATGTCAAGTTCGTCAATCTATTTCCGGAGATCCAAACTCAGATACAAGACGTGTTCCGACAGCACTCCAATTTGCGTTCAGCCGACGCTGAGCTGCAGCAAAGAGCTTCCGAATATTTACAACTTAGCATACTTGCCAGCTCTGAtgtcctg GCCACAGTTCTTGAAGAGATGCCAGCATTCCCCGAAAGAGAATCGTCTATACTAGCCGTCTTAAAGAAAAAGAAACCTGGTCGTGTTCCCGATAATGAAATACGAACGTCTAAAAGTCCGCATCCTCCCAACTCTTCTGGAACTAACAATCATAACGATTCTAACAATACTAG CGCAACCAATGCCGATCTTTTGGGATTGTCTACACCTCCATCTAGTGGAAATACTACTTCTGGTGGTTTGCTGGATGTATTGGGTGATCTCTATAATCGCAACAATTCTACACCGAGTAATCAACAAAACAACGCTAAgaa gttcatatttaaaaataatggagTCTTGTTTGAAAATGAGCTCATTCAAATCGGTGTCAAGAGTGAATTTAGACAAAATTTGGGAAGGATCGGTCTTTTCTATGGTAACAAAACCCAAAGTCCTTTGCACAG tTTAAGTCTGGAATTATTATGGGAAAATTCGACAAAGCTTAACGTCCTTATGAAACCTGTCGAACCACTTTTGGAAGCCGGTGCTCAAGTACAGCAGATGCTGACTGCCGAGTGCTTGGACGATTTTGCTG ACTCTCCCGGAATGGCAGTTTCTTTTGTATATAACAATGTTCctcaaaagatttcaatgaaacTACCACTCACTCTAAACAAATTCTTCGAACCGACTGAAATGAACGGCGAGTCATTCTTTGCAAGATGGAAAAACTTGGGAGG AGATCAACAGAGAGCCCAGAAGATATTCAAGTCTAGCTCGCCGATGGACTTGGCGGCGGCTCGCACTAAACTTCTCGGCTTCGGGATGCAACTTCTCGACGGAATAGATCCGAATCCGGATAATTTCGTCTGCGCTGGAATAATCCACACGCGTCTCCAGCAGGTCGGTTGTCTTTTGCGACTCGAGCCGAACAAGCAAGCGCAA ATGTTCCGACTCACAGTGCGCTCTAGTAAAGAAACCGTATCTCAAGAAGTGTGTGATCTGCTTTCCGATCAGTTTTAA
- the AP-2alpha gene encoding adaptor protein complex 2, subunit alpha isoform X1 produces the protein MPAVRGDGMRGLAVFISDIRNCKSKEAEIKRINKELANIRSKFKGDKTLDGYQKKKYVCKLLFIFLLGHDIDFGHMEAVNLLSSNKYSEKQIGYLFISVLVNTNSDLIYLIIQNIKNDLQSRNPIHVNLALQCIANIGSKDMAEAFGTEIPKLLVSGDTMDVVKQSAALCFLRLFRTCPEIIPGEEWTSRIIHLLNDQHMGVVTAATSLIDALVKKNPDEYKGCVNLAVSRLSRIVTASYTDLQDYTYYFVPAPWLSVKLLRLLQNYSPPAADEPGVRGRLSECLETILNKAQEPPKSKKVQHSNAKNAVLFEAISLIIHNDSEANLLVRACNQLGQFLSNRETNLRYLALESMCHLATSEFSHEAVKKHEDVVILSMKMEKDVSVRQQAVDLLYAMCDKSNAEEIVQEMLAYLETADYSIREEMVLKVAILAEKYATDFTWYVDVILNLIRIAGDYVSEEVWYRVIQIVINREEVQGYAAKTVFEALQAPACHENMVKVGGYILGEFGNLIAGDQRSSPQVQFQLLHSKYHLCSPMTRALLLSTYVKFVNLFPEIQTQIQDVFRQHSNLRSADAELQQRASEYLQLSILASSDVLATVLEEMPAFPERESSILAVLKKKKPGRVPDNEIRTSKSPHPPNSSGTNNHNDSNNTRDLFDISATNADLLGLSTPPSSGNTTSGGLLDVLGDLYNRNNSTPSNQQNNAKKFIFKNNGVLFENELIQIGVKSEFRQNLGRIGLFYGNKTQSPLHSLSLELLWENSTKLNVLMKPVEPLLEAGAQVQQMLTAECLDDFADSPGMAVSFVYNNVPQKISMKLPLTLNKFFEPTEMNGESFFARWKNLGGDQQRAQKIFKSSSPMDLAAARTKLLGFGMQLLDGIDPNPDNFVCAGIIHTRLQQVGCLLRLEPNKQAQMFRLTVRSSKETVSQEVCDLLSDQF, from the exons ATGCCGGCTGTCCGGGGAGATGGAATGCGAGGTTTGGCTGTGTTCATATCCGACATAAGAAATT GCAAAAGCAAAGAGGCGGAGATCAAACGTATCAATAAGGAGCTCGCCAACATCCGCAGCAAATTCAAAGGCGATAAAACCCTCGACGGATACCAGAAAAAGAAATATGTCTGCAAATTGCTGTTCATATTTCTGCTCGGACACGACATCGACTTTGGACATATGGAAGCCGTGAATCTTCTGTCGTCGAATAAATATTCTGAAAAGCAAATT ggATATTTATTCATATCGGTCCTCGTCAACACAAACAGcgatttaatatatttgatcATTCAAAACATCAAAAATGATCTTCAATCCCGCAATCCGATCCACGTCAATCTTGCTCTTCAGTGCATCGCTAATATCGGCAGCAAAGATATGGCTGAAGCTTTCGGCACTGAAATACCCAAGTTGCTCGTTTCAGG AGATACGATGGACGTTGTCAAGCAATCGGCCGCCCTTTGCTTCCTTCGATTGTTCCGTACGTGTCCTGAAATCATACCGGGAGAGGAATGGACGTCTCGCATCATCCATCTGCTGAACGATCAACATATGGGCGTCGTCACGGCAGCTACGTCCTTAATCGATGCACTCGTTAAGAAAAATCCAGACGAATATAAAGGATGTGTGAATCTGGCCGTCTCCAGGCTGAGCCGG atTGTGACTGCGAGCTATACCGATTTGCAGGACTATACTTATTACTTCGTGCCGGCGCCGTGGCTCTCCGTTAAACTGTTGAGGCTTTTGCAGAACTATTCGCCGCCGGCTGCCGATGAACCCGGCGTCAGGGGTAGATTGTCCGAATGTCTAGAAACGATACTGAACAAAGCTCAAGAACCGCCCAAGTCTAAAAAAGTTCAGCATAGCAACGCTAAGAATGCCGTGTTGTTCGAAGCCATTAGCTTAATCATACATAACGACAG CGAAGCCAATCTACTGGTTCGTGCCTGCAATCAACTGGGACAATTTTTGAGTAACCGTGAAACGAATCTTCGCTACTTGGCTCTAGAATCAATGTGTCACCTTGCAACTTCGGAGTTTTCTCACGAGGCTGTAAAGAAACATGAGGATGTTGTTATACTGTCTATGAAG ATGGAAAAAGATGTATCAGTACGCCAGCAGGCTGTTGATTTATTGTACGCCATGTGTGACAAGTCCAATGCTGAGGAGATCGTACAAGAGATGCTCGCATATTTGGAAACGGCTGATTATTCCATCCGGGAAGAGATGGTTTTGAAAGTTGCCATTTTGGCTGAAAAATACGCAACTGACTTTACTTG GTATGTTGACGTGATATTAAATCTGATAAGAATAGCGGGTGACTATGTGTCAGAGGAGGTTTGGTATAGGGTTATACAAATCGTTATCAATAGAGAAGAAGTGCAAGGATATGCGGCAAAGACCGTGTTCGAA GCACTTCAAGCTCCAGCATGTCACGAAAACATGGTAAAGGTCGGTGGTTATATTTTAGGCGAATTCGGTAACTTGATCGCTGGCGATCAAAGATCCTCTCCGCAAGTTCAGTTTCAACTGCTCCATTCTAAG TATCATCTCTGCTCACCTATGACTCGTGCGCTTTTACTCTCCACGTATGTCAAGTTCGTCAATCTATTTCCGGAGATCCAAACTCAGATACAAGACGTGTTCCGACAGCACTCCAATTTGCGTTCAGCCGACGCTGAGCTGCAGCAAAGAGCTTCCGAATATTTACAACTTAGCATACTTGCCAGCTCTGAtgtcctg GCCACAGTTCTTGAAGAGATGCCAGCATTCCCCGAAAGAGAATCGTCTATACTAGCCGTCTTAAAGAAAAAGAAACCTGGTCGTGTTCCCGATAATGAAATACGAACGTCTAAAAGTCCGCATCCTCCCAACTCTTCTGGAACTAACAATCATAACGATTCTAACAATACTAG AGATTTGTTTGATATTAGCGCAACCAATGCCGATCTTTTGGGATTGTCTACACCTCCATCTAGTGGAAATACTACTTCTGGTGGTTTGCTGGATGTATTGGGTGATCTCTATAATCGCAACAATTCTACACCGAGTAATCAACAAAACAACGCTAAgaa gttcatatttaaaaataatggagTCTTGTTTGAAAATGAGCTCATTCAAATCGGTGTCAAGAGTGAATTTAGACAAAATTTGGGAAGGATCGGTCTTTTCTATGGTAACAAAACCCAAAGTCCTTTGCACAG tTTAAGTCTGGAATTATTATGGGAAAATTCGACAAAGCTTAACGTCCTTATGAAACCTGTCGAACCACTTTTGGAAGCCGGTGCTCAAGTACAGCAGATGCTGACTGCCGAGTGCTTGGACGATTTTGCTG ACTCTCCCGGAATGGCAGTTTCTTTTGTATATAACAATGTTCctcaaaagatttcaatgaaacTACCACTCACTCTAAACAAATTCTTCGAACCGACTGAAATGAACGGCGAGTCATTCTTTGCAAGATGGAAAAACTTGGGAGG AGATCAACAGAGAGCCCAGAAGATATTCAAGTCTAGCTCGCCGATGGACTTGGCGGCGGCTCGCACTAAACTTCTCGGCTTCGGGATGCAACTTCTCGACGGAATAGATCCGAATCCGGATAATTTCGTCTGCGCTGGAATAATCCACACGCGTCTCCAGCAGGTCGGTTGTCTTTTGCGACTCGAGCCGAACAAGCAAGCGCAA ATGTTCCGACTCACAGTGCGCTCTAGTAAAGAAACCGTATCTCAAGAAGTGTGTGATCTGCTTTCCGATCAGTTTTAA